From Deferrisoma camini S3R1, the proteins below share one genomic window:
- the dsrP gene encoding sulfate reduction electron transfer complex DsrMKJOP subunit DsrP — protein MNTLMEFLVGTFILAFRGGKKYYLWMGSLILIALVGLGAWVYQLKTGLGVTGMRDPVSWGLYIANFTFLVGVAAAAVLLVIPAYIYKWGPIKEIVLLGELLAVAAISMCLMFVTFDLGHPERFWHLIPGLGILNFPISMLSWDVVVLNVYLAVNLIVPIYILYNAYLGREPNYKVLWPLIIFSIPAAVSIHTVTAFLYNGFPSRPFWNASILAPRFIASAFCSGPSFIILAFQLIRKHTQIKIQDRAIFKLAEIIAYAMGINLFLLIAEVFKEYYSATVHLAPMKYLFQGLEGHNELVPFIWTAIAFNTIAFFLFLTPKTRENFFTLNLGCVLMFIGVWIEKGPGLILPGFVPTPLGEMWSYAPTLPEVLITLGIWAIGLIIYTLLLKVAIPIEVGEFRQIKERLHGIVGQSR, from the coding sequence ATGAACACGCTGATGGAGTTTCTGGTCGGCACCTTCATCCTGGCCTTCCGGGGTGGAAAGAAGTACTACCTCTGGATGGGGTCGTTGATCCTGATCGCCCTGGTGGGACTGGGGGCGTGGGTGTACCAGCTGAAGACCGGCCTGGGCGTCACCGGCATGCGCGACCCGGTGAGCTGGGGGCTGTACATCGCCAACTTCACGTTCCTGGTGGGCGTGGCCGCGGCCGCGGTGCTCCTGGTGATCCCGGCCTATATCTACAAGTGGGGTCCCATCAAGGAGATCGTGCTCCTGGGTGAGCTCCTGGCGGTGGCCGCGATCAGCATGTGTCTGATGTTCGTGACCTTCGACCTGGGCCATCCGGAGCGGTTCTGGCACCTGATCCCGGGCCTGGGGATCCTGAACTTCCCGATCTCCATGCTGTCGTGGGACGTGGTGGTGCTGAACGTGTACCTGGCCGTGAACCTGATTGTTCCGATCTACATCCTGTACAACGCGTACCTGGGCCGGGAGCCCAACTACAAGGTGCTGTGGCCGCTGATCATCTTCTCGATCCCGGCCGCGGTGTCGATCCACACGGTGACTGCGTTCCTGTACAACGGGTTCCCGAGCCGTCCGTTCTGGAACGCCTCGATCCTGGCCCCCCGGTTCATCGCCTCGGCGTTCTGCTCCGGGCCCAGCTTCATCATCCTGGCGTTCCAGCTGATCCGCAAACACACCCAGATCAAGATCCAGGACCGGGCGATCTTCAAGCTGGCCGAGATCATCGCCTACGCCATGGGGATCAACCTGTTCCTGCTGATCGCCGAGGTGTTCAAGGAGTACTACAGCGCCACCGTGCACCTGGCCCCCATGAAGTACCTGTTCCAGGGGCTCGAGGGGCACAACGAGCTGGTCCCGTTCATCTGGACCGCCATCGCGTTCAACACCATCGCGTTCTTCCTGTTCCTGACCCCCAAGACCCGGGAGAACTTCTTCACCCTGAACCTGGGCTGCGTGCTGATGTTCATCGGGGTGTGGATCGAGAAGGGGCCGGGGCTGATCCTGCCCGGGTTCGTGCCCACGCCCCTGGGCGAGATGTGGTCCTACGCGCCCACCCTCCCCGAGGTGCTGATCACCCTGGGGATCTGGGCGATCGGCCTGATCATCTACACCCTGCTGCTGAAGGTGGCCATCCCCATCGAGGTGGGCGAGTTCCGACAGATCAAGGAGCGCCTCCACGGGATCGTGGGGCAGAGCCGGTAG
- a CDS encoding cytochrome c3 family protein: MKKIVLFVVACVFSLGLAVGAAQATDAPADGLKVTNYGKKAAVTFDHSKHKNEARCEQCHHKASEGKYKCGECHKAKGGDAPSFKKAAHNKEKACWSCHNKRGKTPKKILKCNQCHKK; this comes from the coding sequence ATGAAGAAGATCGTGTTGTTCGTCGTCGCCTGCGTGTTCTCGTTGGGTCTGGCCGTGGGCGCCGCCCAGGCCACCGATGCCCCGGCCGACGGCCTGAAGGTCACCAACTACGGCAAGAAGGCCGCCGTGACCTTCGACCACTCCAAGCACAAGAACGAGGCCAGGTGCGAGCAGTGCCACCACAAGGCCTCCGAGGGCAAGTACAAGTGCGGCGAGTGCCACAAGGCCAAGGGGGGCGATGCGCCCAGCTTCAAGAAAGCCGCCCACAACAAGGAAAAGGCCTGCTGGAGCTGCCACAACAAGAGGGGCAAGACCCCCAAGAAGATCCTGAAGTGCAACCAGTGCCACAAGAAGTAA
- a CDS encoding ABC transporter ATP-binding protein gives MADPIIVFDGVHKSFRGQKVLDGLHLEIPRGRTTVIIGRSGGGKSVTLKHMIGLMRPDRGRILVDGQDITRLEKGPLNEVRRRFGMLFQEGALFDSLTVGENVAFPLVEHTRLDRAEIERRVSEMLVTVGLPGTEGKMPAELSGGMRKRVGLARALILEPEIVLFDEPTSGLDPIMADAIDRLILRTQQESGRTYVVISHDIRATFKIAHKIAMLYEGRIIAEGTPEEIRRNPNPILAQFLRGTAEGPIQVQ, from the coding sequence ATGGCCGATCCGATCATCGTGTTCGACGGGGTCCACAAGTCGTTCCGGGGCCAGAAGGTCCTGGACGGGCTCCACCTGGAGATCCCCCGGGGCCGGACCACCGTGATCATCGGCCGCAGCGGCGGCGGCAAGAGCGTGACCCTCAAGCACATGATCGGCCTCATGCGTCCCGACCGGGGCCGGATCCTGGTGGACGGGCAGGACATCACCCGGCTGGAGAAGGGGCCCCTGAACGAGGTCCGGCGGCGGTTCGGCATGCTGTTCCAAGAGGGGGCCCTGTTCGACTCCCTGACCGTGGGGGAGAACGTGGCGTTTCCCCTGGTGGAGCACACCCGGCTCGACCGGGCGGAGATCGAGCGGCGGGTGAGCGAGATGCTTGTCACGGTGGGGCTGCCGGGCACCGAGGGGAAGATGCCGGCCGAGCTGTCGGGGGGCATGCGCAAACGGGTCGGCCTGGCCCGGGCCCTGATCCTGGAGCCCGAGATCGTGCTGTTCGACGAGCCCACGTCGGGGCTGGACCCTATCATGGCGGACGCCATCGACCGCCTGATCCTGCGCACCCAACAGGAGTCCGGCCGGACCTACGTGGTGATCAGCCACGACATCCGGGCCACGTTCAAGATCGCCCACAAGATTGCCATGCTCTACGAGGGGCGGATCATCGCGGAGGGCACCCCCGAGGAGATCCGCCGCAACCCGAACCCCATCCTCGCGCAGTTCCTCCGGGGGACCGCCGAGGGCCCGATCCAGGTGCAGTGA
- a CDS encoding MXAN_5808 family serine peptidase, translating into MRRRDRTAALISLFALLCLAAAALPLRAPAATGFFHRFGDPYPRIVQQVFYYVEKKYVEPERASPRALVDGALEALENQYPEVLVEPAGTDRVRVRVGGAEKTFDLSQADVFRRAADVLTTVLRFVYQNLGEEVEEQDLYYFALNGALAKLDPHSTAFSPKSFKEFMIGTRGTFGGIGFVFGIRDGEMTIISVIEGTPAERGGLRSGDHILYIDGEPTINMPVDTAANKMRGEPGTQVTLTIAREGWPEPRAITFTREVIHVDSVESYVLEDEGSPPVLYARVKNFQKDTTKELRRAIQEAEASYPDLTGVVLDLRNNPGGLLDQAIKLSDGFLDEGTIVSTRGPEKDANSRALAGADDPPLTRKPVVVLVNQGSASASEIVSGALKASRALLIGQKTFGKGSVQKLYPLTDGGALKLTVAQYLTPGDVSIQSIGIEPDIVVYPARIEAGRMRIGPPPTHVAEADLENAFKSWGNASEKPWAELQYLLPPDEEEQRPFSELSKEEKAQRLAEDFEVGLARKVLARAEGADRKALLAAAETVLAQVRRSEDRKITEALAALGVDWTDGPGGKGLRVEGSAETELVPGEKARIRFVVENRGAAAVHRVWGRTESDNPLLRNLDLVFGRLGPGERKEAEAEVEVPKSARQRWDTVTLRLHAPGVDEAGVGTAAARIRAVPRPEFAYRYRLRDENPAVPARSGDGRMEEGERIQLVLEVMNRGSGASGAVEVNIRGEEKEQLYLEKARHRFDSLAPGAEVTAPMEFRLVKAEEDGNVRVGVSVTDRDYGAFFSDELSFRVGEPFPARERREPPRFGKGAPPLRTDKDRVTFEVEITDDSAVRDVYAYRERDKVVYRRNPERTDRMKVTLEVPLEEGSNRIVLVARDDKKIAATRTFFVYRTRPGELGTQLTQSEKAAGER; encoded by the coding sequence TTGCGAAGACGTGACCGAACTGCAGCCCTGATCTCCCTGTTCGCCCTGCTGTGCCTGGCTGCGGCCGCCTTGCCCCTGCGGGCGCCCGCGGCCACCGGCTTCTTCCACCGGTTCGGCGATCCGTACCCCCGGATCGTGCAGCAGGTGTTCTACTACGTGGAGAAGAAGTACGTGGAGCCGGAGAGGGCGTCCCCGCGGGCCCTGGTGGACGGGGCGCTCGAGGCCCTGGAGAACCAGTACCCCGAGGTGCTGGTGGAGCCTGCGGGAACGGACCGGGTTCGGGTTCGGGTGGGCGGGGCGGAGAAGACCTTCGACCTGTCCCAGGCCGACGTGTTCCGGAGGGCGGCCGACGTCCTGACCACGGTGCTGCGGTTCGTGTATCAGAACCTGGGGGAAGAGGTGGAGGAGCAAGACCTCTACTACTTCGCCCTCAACGGGGCCCTGGCCAAGCTCGATCCGCACTCCACGGCGTTCAGCCCCAAGAGCTTCAAGGAGTTCATGATCGGAACCCGGGGCACGTTCGGGGGCATCGGGTTCGTGTTCGGCATCCGCGATGGCGAGATGACCATCATCAGCGTGATCGAAGGCACCCCGGCCGAGCGGGGGGGGCTCCGCTCGGGTGACCACATCCTCTACATCGACGGCGAGCCCACCATCAACATGCCGGTGGACACCGCGGCGAACAAGATGCGGGGGGAGCCGGGCACCCAGGTGACCCTCACCATCGCCCGGGAGGGGTGGCCGGAGCCCCGGGCCATCACCTTCACCCGCGAGGTGATCCACGTGGACAGCGTGGAGAGCTACGTCCTCGAGGACGAGGGAAGCCCGCCGGTCCTGTACGCCCGGGTGAAGAACTTCCAGAAGGACACCACGAAGGAGCTGCGTCGGGCCATCCAAGAGGCCGAGGCGAGCTACCCGGACCTCACGGGGGTGGTGCTCGACCTGCGCAACAACCCGGGGGGGCTCCTGGACCAGGCCATCAAGCTCTCCGACGGGTTCCTGGACGAGGGCACCATCGTGAGCACCCGCGGTCCGGAGAAGGACGCCAACTCCCGGGCCCTGGCCGGGGCCGACGACCCGCCCCTGACCCGAAAGCCCGTGGTGGTGCTGGTGAACCAGGGCAGCGCCTCGGCCTCGGAGATCGTGTCCGGCGCCCTCAAGGCGTCCCGGGCCCTGCTGATCGGTCAGAAGACCTTTGGGAAGGGCTCGGTCCAGAAGCTCTATCCCCTCACCGACGGCGGGGCGCTCAAGCTGACGGTGGCCCAGTACCTCACCCCGGGGGACGTGTCGATCCAGTCCATCGGGATCGAGCCGGACATCGTGGTGTATCCGGCCCGGATCGAGGCGGGGAGGATGCGCATCGGCCCGCCGCCCACCCACGTGGCCGAGGCCGACCTGGAGAACGCGTTCAAGAGCTGGGGGAACGCCTCGGAAAAGCCCTGGGCCGAGCTCCAGTACCTGCTGCCGCCGGACGAGGAGGAGCAGCGGCCGTTCTCCGAGCTGTCCAAGGAGGAGAAGGCTCAGCGGCTGGCCGAGGACTTCGAGGTGGGGCTGGCGCGCAAAGTGCTCGCCCGGGCCGAGGGAGCGGACCGGAAGGCCCTGTTGGCCGCGGCCGAGACCGTGCTGGCCCAGGTCCGGCGAAGCGAGGACCGAAAGATCACCGAGGCCCTGGCGGCCCTGGGCGTCGACTGGACCGACGGCCCCGGAGGCAAGGGGCTGCGGGTGGAAGGGTCTGCCGAGACCGAGCTGGTGCCCGGCGAAAAGGCCCGGATCCGGTTCGTGGTGGAGAACCGGGGAGCCGCGGCGGTGCACCGGGTGTGGGGGCGCACCGAGTCCGACAACCCCCTGCTGCGCAACCTGGACCTGGTGTTCGGCCGCCTGGGGCCGGGGGAACGCAAGGAGGCCGAGGCCGAGGTGGAGGTGCCCAAATCGGCCCGCCAGCGGTGGGACACGGTGACGCTGCGTCTGCACGCCCCCGGGGTCGACGAGGCGGGCGTGGGGACGGCCGCGGCCCGGATCCGGGCCGTGCCCCGGCCGGAGTTCGCCTACCGGTACCGGCTGCGCGACGAGAACCCGGCCGTGCCGGCTCGGTCTGGGGACGGCCGCATGGAGGAGGGGGAGCGGATCCAGTTGGTGCTCGAGGTGATGAACCGGGGATCGGGTGCGAGCGGAGCCGTGGAGGTGAACATCCGGGGCGAGGAGAAGGAACAGCTTTACCTGGAGAAGGCCCGGCACCGGTTCGACTCGCTGGCGCCGGGGGCCGAGGTGACGGCGCCCATGGAGTTCCGCCTGGTGAAGGCCGAGGAGGACGGCAACGTTCGGGTCGGGGTGAGCGTCACCGACCGGGACTACGGGGCCTTCTTCTCCGACGAGCTCTCGTTTCGGGTGGGTGAGCCGTTCCCCGCGCGGGAGCGGCGGGAGCCCCCTCGGTTCGGAAAGGGCGCCCCGCCTCTGCGCACGGACAAGGATCGGGTCACCTTCGAGGTGGAGATCACGGACGACTCGGCCGTGCGCGACGTGTACGCCTACCGGGAGCGGGACAAGGTGGTATACCGCCGGAACCCGGAGCGGACCGACCGGATGAAGGTCACCTTGGAGGTGCCGCTGGAGGAGGGGTCGAACCGGATCGTGCTGGTGGCCCGCGACGACAAGAAGATCGCGGCCACCCGCACCTTCTTCGTGTACCGAACCCGGCCGGGCGAGCTCGGCACCCAGCTCACCCAGAGCGAAAAGGCGGCCGGCGAGCGCTGA
- the purE gene encoding 5-(carboxyamino)imidazole ribonucleotide mutase, whose amino-acid sequence MSAKPKVLILMGSDSDLPVVQEAAKFLDRMQVPYAMRVSSAHRSPERTRRLVAEAEAQGVEVFVCAAGMAAHLAGVVAAETVRPVIGIPVDAGALRGMDALLSTVQMPPGIPVATVAIGKAGARNAAVLACQILALADPDLALRLRSLREAMAREVEEKDARIGGGEG is encoded by the coding sequence ATGTCCGCGAAACCCAAGGTTCTCATCCTCATGGGGAGCGACTCGGACCTGCCGGTGGTGCAGGAGGCCGCGAAGTTCCTCGACCGGATGCAGGTCCCCTACGCCATGCGGGTCAGTTCGGCCCACCGCAGCCCCGAGCGGACCCGGCGGCTGGTGGCCGAGGCCGAGGCCCAGGGGGTGGAGGTGTTCGTGTGCGCCGCCGGCATGGCGGCCCACCTGGCCGGGGTGGTGGCGGCAGAGACCGTCCGCCCGGTGATCGGCATCCCGGTGGACGCCGGCGCGCTGAGGGGGATGGACGCCCTGCTGTCCACGGTGCAGATGCCGCCGGGCATCCCGGTGGCCACCGTGGCCATCGGCAAGGCGGGGGCCCGCAACGCGGCGGTGCTGGCGTGCCAGATCCTGGCCCTGGCCGACCCGGATCTGGCCCTGCGGCTCCGGAGTCTCCGGGAGGCCATGGCCCGGGAGGTGGAGGAGAAGGACGCCCGGATCGGCGGGGGCGAGGGGTAG
- a CDS encoding HNH endonuclease → MTDDYFFTDTPPEQIAREKAKARELRKTQWWKRRVAAGVCHYCGRRFPPAELTMDHVVPLARGGRSVRSNVVPACKDCNTKKRYLLPVEWAEHLDRLRRGG, encoded by the coding sequence ATGACGGACGACTATTTTTTCACCGATACCCCGCCCGAGCAGATCGCCCGGGAGAAGGCCAAGGCCCGGGAGCTCCGGAAGACCCAGTGGTGGAAGCGTCGGGTCGCGGCCGGGGTGTGCCACTACTGCGGCCGTCGGTTCCCGCCGGCCGAGCTCACCATGGACCACGTGGTCCCGCTGGCCCGGGGGGGCCGGTCGGTGCGTTCCAACGTGGTGCCCGCCTGCAAGGACTGCAACACCAAGAAGCGTTACCTGCTGCCCGTGGAGTGGGCCGAGCACCTCGACCGGCTCCGCAGGGGCGGCTGA
- a CDS encoding 4Fe-4S dicluster domain-containing protein, whose translation MSKHNVSTVDPKKASRRKFLKGMAAGAAAAALPVKALAQGSSGFMTYGSWEEYFQKNFQEMTPEEVKATLKRLEEKYTKQYGKKVTVKATPPMENVLFGYALDLSRCIGCRRCVYACVKENNQSRRDPQIHYIHVLRFENGEMEFEKSERYYNPERVPEEGHYYLPVQCQHCRKAPCIKACPVRATWAEDDGIVVVDYNWCIGCRYCMAACPYEGRMFNWLDPKLPPEELNPDTHYLGNRPRMRGVVEKCTFCIQRTREGRYPACLEACPVGARKFGNLLDPESEIRYILENHRVFRLKEDLLTEPKFYYFFG comes from the coding sequence ATGTCCAAGCACAACGTGTCCACCGTCGACCCGAAGAAGGCGAGCCGCCGCAAGTTCCTGAAGGGGATGGCGGCGGGGGCCGCAGCGGCCGCCCTGCCGGTGAAGGCGCTTGCCCAAGGGTCCAGCGGGTTCATGACGTACGGCTCCTGGGAGGAGTACTTCCAGAAGAACTTCCAGGAGATGACCCCCGAAGAGGTGAAGGCCACCCTCAAGCGGTTGGAGGAGAAGTACACCAAGCAGTACGGCAAGAAGGTGACCGTGAAGGCCACCCCCCCGATGGAGAACGTGCTGTTCGGCTACGCCCTGGACTTGAGCCGCTGCATCGGGTGCCGTCGGTGTGTGTACGCCTGCGTGAAAGAGAACAACCAGTCCCGCCGGGATCCGCAGATCCATTACATCCACGTGCTGCGGTTCGAGAACGGCGAGATGGAGTTCGAGAAGTCGGAGCGGTACTACAACCCGGAGAGGGTGCCGGAAGAGGGCCACTACTACCTCCCGGTCCAGTGCCAGCACTGCCGCAAGGCCCCCTGCATCAAGGCCTGCCCGGTGCGGGCCACCTGGGCCGAGGACGACGGCATCGTGGTGGTGGACTACAACTGGTGCATCGGGTGCCGGTACTGCATGGCCGCCTGCCCCTACGAGGGCCGGATGTTCAATTGGCTCGACCCCAAGCTCCCGCCCGAGGAGCTCAACCCCGACACCCACTACCTGGGCAACCGGCCTCGGATGCGCGGCGTGGTGGAGAAGTGCACGTTCTGCATCCAGCGGACCCGCGAGGGCCGGTACCCGGCCTGCCTGGAGGCCTGCCCGGTGGGGGCGCGCAAGTTCGGCAACCTCTTGGATCCCGAGTCGGAGATCCGCTACATCCTGGAGAACCACCGGGTCTTCCGGCTCAAGGAGGACCTCCTCACCGAACCCAAGTTCTATTACTTCTTCGGCTAG
- a CDS encoding MlaD family protein: protein MKRMSPEAKVGLLVLAGVILLTYMALRLGRLGFGSGGGYRVTLRLESAVGLAREGEVLVAGIPVGIVEDIRLKGGQAELVLRLRDDVKLPVDTVGSLRTHGVLGEKYVELVPGRANRYLKDGDEVSPGVPPGDLDRLVTSLNSVSDDVKRVTERLANVLGTPEGEQNLREMIEGLRDTAVGLRSMIEENREDLRQTLANLRGLTADLRELVAANREGIDETVANTRRLTRTLAERTPAIADNLERLTGRLDAVVAENRDDLRASLSNLRRATARLDETLASIRDLAEAAGSPEGTLGRLIHDDSLYRELEGTLADLRSVMGRIERGEGTLGKLMTDDTVYSELTDTLGNLRSITDKIDRGQGTIGRLVNEDSVHENLNQTLEGITNFVAGANRFRLEVSYRGEYLAQLGESKSYFGLTIQPRQDRFYYLALVDDPRGDTRTKITERVVTDDTGTHTVREEKTVTDDRFKFSAQVGKRFSFLTVRGGLFESTGGVGADLDLWSDRLRLTLEAFDFAREEGPVHLKASARWLFWKHLFVTAGADDFLDDRGRADYFVGGGIRFVDEDLKYLLSPAANLAR from the coding sequence ATGAAGCGCATGAGCCCCGAGGCCAAGGTGGGCCTTCTGGTGCTGGCGGGCGTGATCCTCCTCACGTACATGGCCCTGCGGCTGGGCCGGCTGGGGTTCGGATCCGGTGGGGGGTACCGGGTGACCCTGCGCCTGGAGAGCGCCGTGGGCCTGGCCCGGGAGGGCGAGGTGCTGGTGGCCGGCATCCCGGTGGGGATCGTGGAGGACATCCGGCTGAAAGGGGGCCAGGCCGAGCTGGTGCTGCGGCTGCGGGACGACGTGAAGCTGCCGGTGGACACGGTGGGGAGCCTGCGGACCCACGGGGTGCTGGGCGAGAAGTACGTGGAGCTGGTGCCGGGCCGGGCGAACCGGTACCTGAAGGACGGGGACGAGGTGTCCCCCGGCGTGCCCCCCGGGGACCTGGACCGGCTGGTGACCAGCCTCAACTCGGTGAGCGACGACGTGAAACGGGTCACCGAACGGCTGGCCAACGTGCTGGGCACGCCGGAGGGGGAGCAGAACCTGCGGGAGATGATCGAGGGGCTGCGGGACACGGCCGTGGGGCTCCGGTCGATGATCGAGGAGAACCGGGAGGACCTGCGGCAGACCCTGGCGAACCTCAGGGGGCTCACCGCCGACCTCAGGGAGCTGGTGGCAGCGAACCGGGAGGGGATCGACGAGACCGTGGCCAACACCCGCCGGCTCACCCGAACCCTGGCAGAGCGCACCCCGGCCATCGCCGACAACCTGGAGCGGCTCACGGGCCGGCTGGATGCGGTGGTGGCCGAGAACCGCGACGACCTGCGGGCGAGCCTGTCGAACCTGCGCCGGGCCACGGCCCGGCTGGACGAGACCCTCGCCTCGATCCGGGACCTGGCCGAGGCGGCCGGCAGCCCCGAGGGGACGCTGGGCCGGTTGATCCACGACGACTCGTTGTACCGGGAGCTGGAGGGCACCCTCGCGGACCTGCGCTCGGTGATGGGGCGGATCGAGCGGGGCGAGGGCACCCTGGGCAAGCTCATGACGGACGACACGGTGTACTCGGAACTCACCGACACCCTGGGGAACCTGCGGAGCATCACGGACAAGATCGACCGGGGCCAGGGCACCATCGGCCGGCTGGTGAACGAGGACAGCGTCCACGAGAACCTCAACCAGACCCTGGAGGGGATCACCAACTTCGTGGCCGGGGCGAACCGGTTCCGGTTGGAGGTGTCGTACCGGGGCGAGTACCTGGCTCAGCTCGGCGAGTCCAAGAGCTACTTCGGGCTCACCATTCAGCCCCGCCAGGACCGGTTCTACTACCTGGCCTTGGTGGACGACCCCCGCGGCGACACCCGCACCAAGATCACCGAGAGGGTGGTGACGGACGACACCGGCACCCACACGGTTCGCGAGGAGAAGACGGTCACCGACGACCGCTTCAAGTTCTCGGCCCAGGTGGGCAAGCGGTTCTCGTTCCTGACCGTGCGCGGCGGCCTGTTCGAGTCCACCGGCGGGGTGGGGGCGGACCTGGACCTCTGGTCGGACCGGCTGCGGCTCACGCTGGAGGCGTTCGATTTCGCCCGGGAGGAGGGCCCGGTGCACCTGAAGGCCTCGGCCCGGTGGCTGTTCTGGAAGCACCTGTTCGTCACGGCCGGGGCCGACGACTTCTTGGACGACCGGGGCCGGGCCGACTACTTCGTGGGCGGCGGCATCCGGTTCGTGGACGAGGACCTGAAGTACCTGCTCTCGCCGGCCGCCAACCTGGCTCGGTAG
- the purD gene encoding phosphoribosylamine--glycine ligase yields the protein MKVLVVGGGGREHALVWKIAQSPRVTAVFAAPGNAGTAGLARNVPIAADDVDSLLAFAETEGVDLTVVGPEAPLVLGIVDRFRERGLRIFGPTAAAARLEGSKAFAKAAMDRFGVPTAAYREFTDPDEARAYIREQGAPIVVKADGLAAGKGVTVARTVEEALAAVDAMMVDRAFGEAGGRIVVEECLEGEEASFLAFCDGRTVLPMASSQDHKPVFDGDQGPNTGGMGAYSPAPVVSPELFDRIVDTVIRPVVDGLGREGTPYVGVLYAGLMIRGDEVKVLEFNCRFGDPECQPIVMRMKGDLVPVLEACVDGTLDRVDLEWDPRPAVCVVMASGGYPGAYEKGLEIRGLEDAAALDDVVVFHAGTRQEAGKVVTAGGRVLGVTALGSDIPSAIERAYRAVDRISWPGVHFRRDIGRKALRHLSS from the coding sequence ATGAAGGTCCTGGTGGTCGGAGGAGGGGGGCGGGAACACGCCCTGGTGTGGAAGATCGCCCAGAGCCCCCGGGTCACCGCCGTGTTCGCCGCCCCGGGCAACGCGGGCACGGCCGGCCTGGCCCGGAACGTGCCGATCGCGGCGGACGACGTGGACTCGCTGCTGGCCTTTGCCGAGACCGAGGGGGTGGACCTCACGGTGGTGGGGCCGGAGGCCCCGCTGGTCCTGGGCATCGTCGACCGGTTCCGGGAGCGGGGGCTGCGGATCTTCGGGCCCACGGCCGCGGCCGCCCGGCTCGAGGGGTCCAAGGCGTTCGCCAAGGCCGCGATGGACCGTTTCGGGGTGCCCACGGCCGCATACCGGGAGTTCACGGATCCCGACGAGGCCCGGGCCTACATCCGGGAGCAGGGGGCGCCCATCGTGGTTAAGGCCGACGGGCTGGCCGCGGGCAAGGGGGTGACCGTGGCCCGGACCGTCGAGGAGGCGCTGGCGGCCGTGGACGCCATGATGGTGGACCGCGCCTTTGGCGAGGCGGGCGGCCGGATCGTGGTGGAGGAGTGCCTGGAGGGCGAGGAGGCGAGCTTCCTGGCGTTCTGCGACGGCAGGACCGTGCTGCCCATGGCCTCCAGCCAGGATCACAAGCCGGTGTTCGACGGCGACCAGGGGCCCAACACCGGCGGCATGGGGGCCTACAGCCCGGCGCCGGTGGTGAGCCCCGAGCTGTTCGACCGGATCGTGGACACGGTGATCCGGCCGGTGGTGGACGGGCTCGGGCGGGAGGGTACCCCCTATGTGGGCGTGCTCTACGCGGGGCTCATGATCCGGGGCGACGAGGTCAAGGTGCTGGAGTTCAACTGCCGGTTCGGCGATCCCGAGTGCCAGCCCATCGTGATGCGGATGAAGGGCGACCTGGTGCCGGTGCTGGAGGCCTGCGTCGACGGCACCCTGGACCGGGTGGACCTGGAGTGGGATCCGAGGCCTGCGGTCTGCGTGGTGATGGCGTCGGGCGGGTACCCGGGGGCCTACGAGAAAGGCCTGGAGATCCGGGGCCTGGAGGACGCCGCAGCCCTGGACGACGTGGTGGTGTTCCACGCGGGCACCCGGCAGGAGGCCGGCAAGGTGGTCACGGCCGGGGGGCGGGTGCTGGGGGTGACGGCCCTGGGCTCCGACATTCCGTCCGCGATCGAGCGGGCCTACCGGGCCGTGGACCGGATCTCCTGGCCTGGGGTTCACTTCCGGCGGGACATCGGCCGGAAGGCCCTGCGGCATCTGTCCTCCTGA
- a CDS encoding MlaE family ABC transporter permease: MIAFLEWFGRLVVERIEEVGRNALFLAEAVRALVTPPLRWRQTFRQMEFVGVRSVSVVVLTGTFTGMVLALQAYYGFRKFGAEGLVGTTVGLSMARELGPVLTSLMVTARAGSAIAAELGTMRVTEQIDALEVMAVDPIRYLVVPRILAGLAMVPVLCVVSDFVGVLGGYFVGVKLLGINSGIYVANTVKYVELADVLNGLVKAACFGFILAVVGCYKGFYATGGAQGVGKATTEAVVLASVLILISDYFLTAIMF; this comes from the coding sequence ATGATCGCGTTCCTGGAGTGGTTCGGCCGGTTGGTGGTGGAGCGGATCGAAGAGGTGGGCCGAAACGCCCTGTTCCTGGCAGAGGCGGTGCGGGCCCTGGTGACCCCTCCGCTGCGGTGGCGCCAGACGTTTCGGCAGATGGAGTTCGTGGGGGTGCGGTCCGTGTCGGTGGTGGTGCTCACCGGCACGTTCACCGGAATGGTGCTGGCCCTCCAGGCCTACTACGGGTTCCGGAAGTTCGGGGCCGAGGGACTGGTGGGCACCACGGTGGGACTGTCCATGGCACGGGAGCTGGGGCCGGTGCTCACCAGCCTCATGGTCACGGCCCGGGCCGGGTCGGCCATCGCGGCCGAGCTGGGCACGATGCGGGTGACCGAGCAGATCGACGCCCTCGAGGTGATGGCCGTGGACCCGATCCGGTATCTGGTGGTGCCCCGGATTCTGGCCGGTCTGGCCATGGTCCCCGTACTGTGCGTGGTGAGCGACTTCGTCGGGGTGCTCGGCGGCTACTTCGTGGGGGTCAAGCTCCTGGGGATCAACTCGGGGATCTACGTGGCCAACACGGTGAAGTACGTCGAGCTGGCCGACGTGCTCAACGGCCTGGTGAAGGCGGCGTGCTTCGGCTTCATCCTGGCCGTGGTCGGATGCTACAAGGGGTTCTACGCCACGGGCGGGGCCCAGGGGGTGGGGAAGGCCACCACCGAGGCCGTGGTGCTGGCCTCGGTGCTGATCCTGATCAGCGACTACTTCCTCACCGCGATCATGTTCTAG